TCCGCTTGAAGCTGAAGACAGGCCTTCGCCGTCGGAGCTCGAGTCCTCGTGATCGTGCGCCGGTCCCGTGTTCTCGGAGAGTTCCGACCATGCCAAGGACGTTCTCCCCAACTCCACGGCCTGGGTGACAGTCTCGGTGGCGGTGCCTCTCGCCCAACTTAATATGCCACGAACAGACATTTTCTTGACTAGCCGTACGAGTCCTAAACGCTGGCGAAATCGCCGTTTTCCTAGAATCCGTTGCTTCAGTGTTCCGTAAAAGGACCTTTTATCAGATGTTGTCTCTTGTCTCAACGTGCGGCACTCAAATATTGATTGATTTGGGTGAAACCATCAGTTACCTTTCTGGTACTGTATTCTCctcctatttttttttcttttctgctcCTTAGAATATGATAAGAAGATGtaacaaaataaacatcatCAAAAAGTTACCGCGAATGGTTCCTCATTTTGAAAGTTCATTCAAGTAACATTACACGTCGTACTTTTAGTCTTTTAAATTGGCACCCATTCAAACATGTAATTGGTAGGGCCCAAGTGCTAAATGATGCAACCTACGTGACCAACGGATGGAAGTCAAGGTCCATCGACTGATCGCCCGAGACATGACGTAATGGACCTTATATAAACTAATGGCTTTCATGACAcacctttatacatgtatatggctaGCCAACTTCACTGGCCTCTCTGGGGCCATTAACTTGTTTAACTTggaatacgccgggaaaggaaaaatgccgggaaaggaaaaatgccggaaaaggcatatttcatatttcaaaggAATAAGGAAGCTTTCCCggtatttttcctttcccggcgtattcccAGTTCAAAACCAAGAATCCCCGCGcgctcccccccaaaaaaaaaacaacttacgcCAATTGACCCCATAGAGGCCGGTGAAGAAGGCTAGTATATGGCCTCCtctggtcaatattgaccatacAGGTCCATAGAGTCGGCTGTAGCTAAAGAGGCCTATATGAGAATGACAGAGNNNNNNNNNNNNNNNNNNNNNNNNNNNNNNNNNNNNNNNNNNNNNNNNNNNNNNNNNNNNNNNNNNNNNNNNNNNNNNNNNNNNNNNNNNNNNNNNNNNNNNNNNNNNNNNNNNNNNNNNNNNNNNNNNNNNNNNNNNNNNNNNNNNNNNNNNNNNNNNNNNNNNNNNNNNNNNNNNNNNNNNNNNNNNNNNNNNNNNNNNNNNNNNNNNNNNNNNNNNNNNNNNNNNNNNNNNNNNNNNNNNNNNNNNNNNNNNNNNNNNNNNNNNNNNNNNNNNNNNNNNNNNNNNNNNNNNNNNNNNNNNNNNNNNNNNNNNNNNNNNNNNNNNNNNNNNNNNNNNNNNNNNNNNNNNNNNNNNNNNNNNNNNNNNNNNNNNNNNNNNNNNNNNNNNNNNNNNNNNNNNNNNNNNNNNNNNNNNNNNNNNNNNNNNNNNNNNNNNNNNNNNNNNNNNNNNNNNNNNNNNNNNNNNNNNNNNNNNNNNNNNNNNNNNNNNNNNNNNNNNNNNNNNNNNNNNNNNNNNNNNNNNNNNNNNNNNNNNNNNNNNNNNNNNNNNNNNNNNNNNNNNNNNNNNNNNNNNNNNNNNNNNNNNNNNNNNNNNNNNNNNNNNNNNNNNNNNNNCTTGACACACCATGGATATAGTTATAGGTTGTTCTAACTTTAAGTCCCCTTACTTAATACGATAGTGAtcaatacatatagtgtaaagcCATTTGGAAACGGGTATCGTAAATGATCAGACAGAGCGCTTTAAGGTATGGCACAAAGTCCACTGTTACATCAAAAGAACGGACTTTGTCCATGATTCAGCTGACATGCCAAGTTAGcttttacattacatgtatccGTCAGCCGCCTTACTGTATTGGGTAAGATGATACCATCCTATTTAGATTACCCAAGGAGGTTACCATCGTAGTTAACCAGGGCTCCCTTACTCGATCCCCCATAAAATAGCGAGAATTGGAGCCCCCTTTTGATACTAAATCGTCACTCACGCCAAGGAAGTTGAAAAAAGGAGGCctgtctttttaacctcctttgtTCAGGCTAACCACTTGACGCATGTGCACGCAGGTCAATGACCCCAGAGAAACCCCGGTCATTGACACCGGAAAAGTTCGGGTTATGTCCACTTTAAAATGATCGAGGATCTTTCGGCATTGTTCGGGCTTAGGGATGGAGCTATTTTCACACATGGTGTACTTCACATCAGGGACAGTTTTTTTCCCAGTAATCATTACTTAAGCAGTAGCAACTATGCTGTTAACCGCATTTTGGAGTGTTTGCTTGTACAGTAGAATCCAACTACATTTTGGGGATCTTGTAAGTACCAAGGAGGTCACAGTTTGCAGGGCAGTAAAAAGGCCATAAATTTCACTCACCTTAAGCCATgatgattcgattatatggatggcatctgcaagtgcatcaatttttgtccgtttcccaaaaacaaaactatttgctcatactgtaaatcctacaaagcagctgcaaaacaagcaaatacatgCAGTAAATTGAAAAAGACTATCGTCAAAAAGTTAAACGGAGCACAGATATTGTAGAATGCCAACGTCAAATTCCAAactcaaagaagaagatgtgaaagaacaagaatTAAAAATTTATTGTATGAtacatgtgacatgtgtatatcaatgtgttcagtcatttgttcaactttcctggCCACTTACAATTCATTATGCAGGCAACTTTTTTGCCACTACATTATCGAATGAACATGGCTTTTACTGAAAAACAAGTGATAACCAAAGACATAACAGTTTCAAATCACCCCTGCACATGGTATAGTGGCATGAAGGgcattatataatgtccttgctagCATACTTTAGTATTCATGCCTGAACATGGCTATATATCATAGATAGCAAATTTTGTTTAATAAATTTCACATTCCAGATGAAAGCAAACAGAAGCATCAAGACATAACGAACAAGAATAAAACCTTAAAATTTTTGCAGAAAAAACTGAATACAGCTAATTATGATCTGCTAGCTTGATATCACAACTGTACATCTGCATTTCTTGTATATTATTAGTATATTGTAAAGAGAAACAGCAAACAGGAACCAAGTCTTGTAGAGAGTTTTCATGCTTCATTCATTGCAAAATACCGTAAAACAAATTCTGTCATATGCCAGGTCACAGTTTGAACTGAACATgcacaaggtcaaaggtgaaaaccCCTAACTTGTAAAACAATTCTTGTCCAGACCATGCATGATACTTTGATACAAGGGGCCCTCACCTACATGATACAAggggccctcacctttgacatattacgtaCAATGTTTCACAGTTCACACTTGTGTATTCTGGAAATGCATGGTGTAGTCTTGTGAGGAGCCAGGCAACTGAGGCCATTGCCAACAGTTCTTGTCCAGACCAAGGAAGTTAAcccttttttttaacctccttgttcataCCATGCTTGATAAATGTCCAGACGAGTTTTGTCTCAGGGGCCCTCACCTATGACATATTGCAAACAAGGTATCACAGTACTTATGTGCAGTTTAAACTGGCGTACTCAAGAAATGCGTGGTGTTGTCTAATGATAAAGAGCCAGGCAACTCAGGCCATGGCAAACAAGGCATGAAGGAAGGCTAGACATCCAAATCACTGCTCTTGGCATtagtacagggctctagccagcccaaatttttttccgtcagccaatttccATTGTCGCGAGCACACTATTCCAgaagttagagagactgaactgagaccttgaaaaacaggttttaatgagattatcgtatgcaaaagggcaccgacacacattgtcaagaatcataacaatagcaaaacaaacagtgtgtggcttttacggccgtggacggcgtccccaagccgcctgtagcttgaTCAGATtcttgtccgtcaaggttgacggattgattttaaaatttttccgtcacacacagcaaatttccgtcaattgacggaaaaacggacgctggcttaGAGCCCTGCATTGGTACCATCAGAAAGGGCCGCGGCACCCTGTGGAGTAGACTCTTCTGCACTGGTGCTTGTGTCCTTGACTGAACCCTCAGCATCGGTAGGCATAGAGTTGGTCtaaaaatacaaacataacAGTACAATACTATATAGTCAGAAATTAAAATTGCTACaaatgctagttcacttttatctccggggtaacctgtatccagtgtttttaaaaatggtattTGGGGTATCAAGTTGACTGACATGCAGCAGTTGCAAATTGCAACaaattaaaaatattgcaatttgaaaccaccacctGACATCCCTAAATCTAGTAAGTAAGCgccctgttttaaaaacaacagatataggttaccccgtggataaagcctaactagtgttacatttaaagaaatgttttcaGTATTATCCATATTGACCTCAAAATCAACCTACTTTTCCTGTCAGTCTCTGGTAGCACAattttcctgtcactctactgtACTCAAATGAATACGGaaacacaagcaaacaaaccaaTACACAGAGAACAAACCATTTGTACACGGAAGTAAAAATAAGTAAAGTACCAACCTGGGGGTTGTCCACAACAGTACTTTCTGAGCTGGAAGGGTCGATGTTACCGCCTCCACTTGCGTCATCTCTATGAGGAATCTCGAACTTGAAGTTCTTTGCAACAGTGTCCTTGACCTTGTTGACCTTCTTGGTATTTCTCTTAACGTGTAGGTAACGACGTGGTCCTTGTTGCTGCAACAGTGCAGACAGTTCCTGTGTCAATCATGTGAAAGGATGGTTGAATACAACAACATTTGTACTTCAAAGGCCTGCTCTTCAAATTTTTCACAAGAAAAACTGCTATGTACAAAAGTCCAAAGCTCAGACAGTGTCACTCAAAAACtctttaaatgcatttttaaaagatgcaaaattggtgcaaaatcatgacattgTTGTGTTTCGCTGAAGGGCAGTCATACCAGGCTACattgtacagatacagacaatGTAGGGTTCCAAGGTCCAAACTTGAAACTTTGACCTTTTGAGTGgggtctgtgtggcgcaacagCAAGAGCGTTGGAGTTGGAATCAGTAGGTCTGGAGTTTGATATTTGCAATGCCCCGaccttgtgccctttggaaaggcactttacatgataTACCCACCACgatggtggagtgacgcccaccgagcctcacggctataTCTATCAAAAAGGGTGCCCAAACACCCACAGATTTGGCCAacacatctgcacatttgccattAAGAGACGtaaattttttcttttttaataccTGCTGTTAcgggtgggtacagaaaattcaggtccggttcaggtccaggtccttgATTCAGTAcatgagaacttgtgaatggacgatagtcaaaacaatggtccatttcgcaacaaagaaatctgttttgtggagtattcaactcccactggcgttttcaaatcctacaaggctaactgcctctgtacaattgactgtaaaacttggtagaaatgactatagactctgctctactttgttcttgttattttcctcgactgataagccccgaaacgtgtgaatgcctgataatataatctgttcattttcaaatggatccaacatccggtccaccaaattttttcaggtctgttttttctggaccggtccaagaagaagaaacgttTTGGACCAGTACACCGTACCTGCTGTGCCTTGAAGATGGGTAGCTGTTGCTGTCCTGTTCTTTCCATTGGTGCTGACTGTGGCAGTGTGTTGGTCCCTGCAGCTGAAGAGTGGTTTGGATTCGACGAGGGCTGCCATTTTACCCCAGTGGAAGACTGTGGTTCCCTTAACAGCACCTACAAAATTACATCATGAGGTTTCAGCACATGAATGATACAAAAATTGGTAAGATATCATTTCGCACAGTTTTCAACGTCAGAAGATGATTACACCATCAAGAGTATGTGTATTAAAACACTACAAAACCAAAGTGCATCGAATAATGAAAATCGATGAAACTTAGATGATACTTAGTCATGTGTGtaatcagggcttgaaataccacatgcatatacaggtttgtgcaggtaaaattggagctgtgcaggtatttctgtagtctgtgtaacacaaactccgctgtccagggctgtaactggccccttctAGAGGGCCGgcagatgtttggcgggctgctataagcgagatttaatcaggctagtatttctggtgtctacctgcacctaacctgcactggtccatgtactggtacatgtcatatgatgtagatgTATGTGGAATGTTATAAGCTGCTTTGAATGTTACCATCTGGCAtctagaaaatagaaaaaagaaaatagcaatggttcctgagcaTTTCTAgtgtgatccatacttcctgaattcagggtggtgcaggtaaaatttttctggtgaaggtaattttcaatgcaggtatgcagaaaagggtatttgctagttcacctttacccatggggtaacctatatctgttgtactgTTGGCAAGtcatttcaaactgcaatattataaaaacattgcactttgaaaccaccatccatcgacttgacatccctaataGTAATACCTTTTTCTAAATTCAATGGATAATattaggttaccctgtggataaagtgAACTAACattagcagggctcaaaatacttttttctgcatacctgcactggtgcaggttaaattggaaattacctgcaccactctcaATTTAGGATTTATAGGaagcatggatcatactaaaaactgttcagaaaccattgctatttttctgtAAATTCACAGGTGGTACCAGTCAATGAAGCTAGTaaaaatccacatacacctacatcatagtacatgtaatataaaacccagtacatggaccagtccaggttaggtgcaggtagacaccagaaatacctgcacagctccaattttacctgcacttacctgcatatgcagatggTATTGCGAGCCCTGATTAGGCATTCTGCATGGGTTATACTGGGAAATGTTCTCTTCTACCTGTACTATGTCCTGATGACTACCTGTCCCTGAGTTGGTGGGTCTGGCTTGGCTGACGTCATTCCCGGCACACTCTGCTCCAACCGAGGTTACCCTGGGCCTTTCAGGACACATTTTAGGGAATGTGGGATCCAGTAGATGCTGTAAGCGAAGATAGAGGTGTACAGACTTAACTTTCTGAAGTTTTTCACTCATTCAACACATTATTTCGTTGCTGTTCAGCTGCAGCCTATTCATAAATACCGTTATAACTATCAATGGATGCTACAACATTTCATGGACATGTATGGTTCTTACCTGTTCCTCACTTCTTTGTTGCAGGCTTTTAACGAATGCATCCACTGCATGGGTTGTCTCTGAAGACTTTCGCACAACGGGCTTCCTTACTCTCTGTACTGTTTTTGACGAAAACTTGGGTGTACCACGGGTCCAAATGTCACTTTCAACCATTCTAAGTGACCATGCAGGCACATTGATAGGACTGGTGCTGGTACTAGCACTGCAAGTACTAGAGTTTGGAGTATTTTGGACAGTTGTAAAGCACAATGAAGGCACATTCGGAGAACTGGTAGTTGTGCTAGAGTTTGGGGCATTTTGGTCTGTTGTAAGGGACCGCGTAGGCAGGTTGATAGGactggtaacgttacttgtgCTGGCATTTGGGGATTGTTGGACTGTTGCAAGTGAGCATGAAGGCACATTGAGAGGACTGGTACTTGTGCTAGAATTTGGGGCACTTTGGACTGTTGTCAGGGTTGGCGTAGGCAGGTTGAAACAACTGGTACTTGCGCTAGAGTTTGTGGCATTTTGGTCTGTTGTAAGGGACCGTGTAGGCAGGTTGATGGGACTGGCACTAAACGTTATTGTGCTATGGATTTTCCCAAAAGAAAATACACCCATCTTCGAAGGACTGGCGCAAGCGTTCTTGGTCCTGCGGACAGTTCCAAGCGAGATTATTGGCATATCAAAAGGGCTAGGCGTGAAAACCAGCAAACTGTCCTGTTCGTCCATCAACAGTGTTTTTTCTGGCAATGGCTGGATCACTTCCTGTAACACCTTCCTCCCCCTGATCAAAGCAATGGTTTCTTCCGAGGCGATGCAACGCTCAATTTCTTCCACGCAGTTCAGTAAGGTTGCTAGCGCTGTCTCTAGTTCTTCCTTACGGTTTGTGAGAGCGAATCGCTTCAGCTCAAACAAGGCGCTCAACTCTTTCTTTAAGTCGCTTGCACGTTTATCCACAGCTTGTGTTAGCACCTCTTTCAGCCTGGCCGCCCTTTCGTCCACTGAATCGCTCTGTACATCCTCATCCAACTTCAACATCATCATTGCTTCTTCTGTTTCTGTGATTTTTCCTCTCACTTTATCAATCCAGCTCCTTCCCTCGTCCATGACTTCTCTGGCTTGTTCAGCTTGCTTCTCCAAAGCTTTGACAAGCCTGGTGACTCCGTGCGTGTTATGTTCATCAACTATACACTCTCCACAGATAACTTCCTCACAGCTAGGGCAATAGTACTTGACTTCCATGTCGTTATGCCTTGCACAAACTTGCTGGTTACTCTGTTGTATGGAACCCTCAACTTTGCTGCGCTGTTTGTTGATAATTGTGAGACTTGCAAAGTCATCTCGAAGATTTCCCAAGGAGATGTTGTCTGTTAAACGTTCAACTCCCTCTACGCCTTTCTTGGCCAAGTACACAGATGTCATACACGTCGGACACTTGAAGGACCAGTCGCCATTAACGTACGTTACCAGACAGTTCTTACAGAAGGTGTGGCCGCatggcagcaccttgggcctggtgaagATCTGTAGACAGATGCTGCAGTCGAAAATGTTCGTCTCCAAGCTCCGATCGACTTCTCCTTCTGGTGATGCTTCCGCCATTTTGCATTCGAACTTCGATCCGATCAAGATCCGATCCTCAACCCACGTGTACGTAAAATTACGTATCTTTAGTCGAAATTCTACGACCAGTGTGTCTTAACAACACTTTCAAAAGATTTAGGGTAGAATGGAAAGTGTTTGACACTGCAAGGAGTAATCTCCTTGGACACAGCTAGCTAGGATACGCGGGAGCAACAAGATCGTACGCTATACCGTCTCTCCACTGGCGCGCCaaaactttgacctttgaacttctGGGATTTCCCCACTTTTCCGGACCGCTCTATTGTAATATTTCGGGAGGGGCAGCCTGGCAAATTTTGGAACAAAATATTTATgttcatgcaaaataatgtattcaAGTACAATGAACTAACCTTTAAAAAGATTAATCTGCATTAAACATAACAGTTATAAATCGAAATCCTTGAGGTATAACGTGTAACATTCATATTATGGACCACggcttattctccaagcagaggttgaatggCTTAGAATAGATATAGTCGTTTGGTTACttgtagtcggaaaaattacattgGCGCGAGGGgccgactcaacctctgcttggagagtaccacgGCTAAGCGCAACGAAGGGGTTGTTATACCTGACCAATGAAGGGGCTTGTTATCCCTGACCAATTAGATGACTTATTATACCTGACCAATGAAGGGGCTTGTTATGCCTGACCAATGACGAGGCTTATTACGCCTGATCAATGAAGGGGCCTGTTAAGGCTTGACCAATGAAATGGCTTGTTATCTTTGACCAATGAAGAGACTTATCATGAATGGACAACGAAGGTGCTTGTAATGCCTCACCAACGATGCCTTGTTCGGATGACGTGTATTATCACGAGGTTGACACTAAGGATCTGCGCTGCAGACAGGGTAGATGATGATATGGCAAGAGCGTTACTTAAAGACTGTATCTGCAAGTTCAGGATTGGAGATCATCCCCAATTGAAGCTTCTCACATTATGCAATTTAGTGCCATGTATGAACCTGTATCGTGTATTTCTTTTATTGTCACTGGATAGCAATAAGTATAATGAGCATGAGCATACTgttacagaaaacaacaacaagtacaatgtgttatacatgtagtatgtttaTTTCATGGAATCCAAAATTAACTAACATTAGTTAACAGAAGATGAGCCTCCGTGTGAATTCGGTAGATGGCCTTAATGACGTTGTCGTCCCTTTTACGGCGGCGCCCAGTTGTTCTGCAAAGCAAAATAATTTCAAACTTCATTAATGTGGTggggtacgaggggcgttcaagaagtaatccacctgacccatttcccaaaggaggagattaatgaaacttggtgcagttattagtctttctcttcataggaatcacccagagttatgcatttctaccatcgtttgatgcagctctgtacaccgtttttgtaggacgccccaggttggtcctgcaacagatgcctcatcaatggcagaagagggacgaccaggtctgggagctgtttccacagacttccggccatgtttgaattcacaatgccagcgttttacaaggtcatatgatggggaatcatcaccataagtttcttttatttcatcaaaagtctcatttggtatgcgtcctttcaaatacaaaaaccggatcactgcgcgacactcaactggcttcatttcacacctggtccatttcacacctgactctgTTCAAACACccttaaatcaaaaaccaaaattagtttagagctgttttttgcaacataacccatagagatatgaatcattacatatgcaaaatttcatctagatcaaacaactggaagtgggtcaggtggattacttcttgaacgcccctcgtatatccATGTACGACATCATTGATGTACTTTCTTATGGAAATGATTAAAGGGACtgttttgtttaatgtttcTTTCCCACATAAAGAAAATCCTTACTAACCATACCTTCGGTTTTCAAGATCGGAACTCAATGACTTTGTGTGTTTATTACTCGGTTGGTCAAATGATATATCTTGTGCGGTGACCTTGGTTGCTGAAGGGATAAAAgtcccttttttttaaataaaatacaactaaAGAAATCATTATTCTCTTCTTATTTCAAACTTTGAGGTATACCAACCCTCCTGAGCTCCAAGACGTCTTGGATCATGAACCTGAGTCTTGAAGACGTCTTCTTCTGCTTGGTGTTCCTCTCCAGCTGTTCGAAGTACTGGTCCATAAGGGGCTGTAGAACACGATGGAAAATTTGACAATTCGGTGCTTTTTGCATGTATCGACTTATGGTATTCCTTTACTTTTCATTCCGCATTTAAACCCATACAGTTAGAATTCAAAACTGTATCACCTTAGCTTTATCGAAATCTTAGCTACGAgttgaaaaatgtgaaaaaattagGAAGTTGGTTGAAAGCGTGACAAAAATGAGCAGTTAATGTAGGCATCCCAGAACAAAATTTGCTATGTTGTCGAATTCTGGAGTCAACGGAACAACAACGCACGTAAGACTGCCAAATAAAAATTTGAGACAACATAAAATGATATTGATTTACCTGGCATCTGGTGTcaggaaaatatgaaaaataatcaGTTGCTATTGTTTTCCTGCCAGCTTTTATCTCAACCTCACACTGAATCCTCCCAAAAATGCATTGAGAACAAAGGAAATAATCTGGCGTGGCCTTGAAATATACTTCATCATTCTAGATGGTCACCTTTGCTCTCTCGACATCCAGGTCCTTGCCTATCATCGTGAGCAGTCTGCACAGACACTCCAGGGATTCCTCATCGTTGAACTTGATAAGTTTGACCACACAGTCGTGCATGATGTTCTCCGCCAGAATCTTCAGTTTGAAGAGCTCGCCGATGAAGCGGATGTTACCCAGCGATCGTCTACTGGCATTAGCCATCTCCTCCTCTAGCTCTGCttgcatcttcttcttttcGTCTTCCTGTATAGAAAGAATTCAAGC
The window above is part of the Branchiostoma floridae strain S238N-H82 chromosome 14, Bfl_VNyyK, whole genome shotgun sequence genome. Proteins encoded here:
- the LOC118430562 gene encoding mucin-5AC-like isoform X2, with the protein product MAEASPEGEVDRSLETNIFDCSICLQIFTRPKVLPCGHTFCKNCLVTYVNGDWSFKCPTCMTSVYLAKKGVEGVERLTDNISLGNLRDDFASLTIINKQRSKVEGSIQQSNQQVCARHNDMEVKYYCPSCEEVICGECIVDEHNTHGVTRLVKALEKQAEQAREVMDEGRSWIDKVRGKITETEEAMMMLKLDEDVQSDSVDERAARLKEVLTQAVDKRASDLKKELSALFELKRFALTNRKEELETALATLLNCVEEIERCIASEETIALIRGRKVLQEVIQPLPEKTLLMDEQDSLLVFTPSPFDMPIISLGTVRRTKNACASPSKMGVFSFGKIHSTITFSASPINLPTRSLTTDQNATNSSASTSCFNLPTPTLTTVQSAPNSSTSTSPLNVPSCSLATVQQSPNASTSNVTSPINLPTRSLTTDQNAPNSSTTTSSPNVPSLCFTTVQNTPNSSTCSASTSTSPINVPAWSLRMVESDIWTRGTPKFSSKTVQRVRKPVVRKSSETTHAVDAFVKSLQQRSEEQHLLDPTFPKMCPERPRVTSVGAECAGNDVSQARPTNSGTGSHQDIVQVLLREPQSSTGVKWQPSSNPNHSSAAGTNTLPQSAPMERTGQQQLPIFKAQQQQGPRRYLHVKRNTKKVNKVKDTVAKNFKFEIPHRDDASGGGNIDPSSSESTVVDNPQTNSMPTDAEGSVKDTSTSAEESTPQGAAALSDGTNAKSSDLDV
- the LOC118430562 gene encoding mucin-5AC-like isoform X1, with protein sequence MAEASPEGEVDRSLETNIFDCSICLQIFTRPKVLPCGHTFCKNCLVTYVNGDWSFKCPTCMTSVYLAKKGVEGVERLTDNISLGNLRDDFASLTIINKQRSKVEGSIQQSNQQVCARHNDMEVKYYCPSCEEVICGECIVDEHNTHGVTRLVKALEKQAEQAREVMDEGRSWIDKVRGKITETEEAMMMLKLDEDVQSDSVDERAARLKEVLTQAVDKRASDLKKELSALFELKRFALTNRKEELETALATLLNCVEEIERCIASEETIALIRGRKVLQEVIQPLPEKTLLMDEQDSLLVFTPSPFDMPIISLGTVRRTKNACASPSKMGVFSFGKIHSTITFSASPINLPTRSLTTDQNATNSSASTSCFNLPTPTLTTVQSAPNSSTSTSPLNVPSCSLATVQQSPNASTSNVTSPINLPTRSLTTDQNAPNSSTTTSSPNVPSLCFTTVQNTPNSSTCSASTSTSPINVPAWSLRMVESDIWTRGTPKFSSKTVQRVRKPVVRKSSETTHAVDAFVKSLQQRSEEQHLLDPTFPKMCPERPRVTSVGAECAGNDVSQARPTNSGTGSHQDIVQVLLREPQSSTGVKWQPSSNPNHSSAAGTNTLPQSAPMERTGQQQLPIFKAQQELSALLQQQGPRRYLHVKRNTKKVNKVKDTVAKNFKFEIPHRDDASGGGNIDPSSSESTVVDNPQTNSMPTDAEGSVKDTSTSAEESTPQGAAALSDGTNAKSSDLDV